The following coding sequences lie in one Vicia villosa cultivar HV-30 ecotype Madison, WI unplaced genomic scaffold, Vvil1.0 ctg.000628F_1_1_3, whole genome shotgun sequence genomic window:
- the LOC131629998 gene encoding uncharacterized protein LOC131629998 yields MTAVATASCHLLPVLRSQPPLPLPSSSSSFISFLKPFFLPSSNITLRRLHYNAPLPKTLPHSFLSTPSFSSRSFSYTPFSAVIGDSSPNSTEDASEEEEEEEGEYDERENVEDTEVVDSTSSPLVGKREDRLKLKVPSLSVKERKELASYAHSLGKKLNTQLVGKFGVTPNLVTAFTDNLEANELLKIKIHGSCPGELDDVMKQLEEATGSVIVDRIGRTLILYRPSLSKLKVEEKRKEVQKLFLKKQRNRRVTIDRSKTQAPRSSKRGSSWKARSRSS; encoded by the exons ATGACGGCAGTAGCAACCGCATCCTGTCACCTCCTCCCCGTTCTCCGTTCACAACCGccgttaccgttaccgtcgtcttcttcctctttcaTTTCATTTCTCAAACCTTTCTTTCTCCCTTCTTCCAATATTACCCTTCGACGACTTCACTATAATGCACCTCTACCCAAAACCCTTCCCCACTCTTTCTTATCCACACCCTCCTTTTCTTCCCGCTCTTTTTCCTACACCCCCTTCTCCGCCGTAattggagattcatctccgaactcCACAGAAGACGCAtcggaagaggaagaagaagaagaaggagaatatGATGAAAGAGAGAATGTTGAAGATACAGAAGTGGTGGATTCGACTTCGTCGCCGTTGGTGGGAAAGAGGGAAGATAGATTGAAATTGAAAGTGCCGAGTTTGAGTGTGAAGGAAAGGAAAGAACTTGCGTCTTATGCACATAGTTTGGGGAAAAAGCTTAATACACAGTTGGTGGGTAAATTTGGTGTTACTCCCAATCTTGTTACTGCTTTCACTGATAACCTTGAAGCTAATGAACTTCTCAAG ATTAAAATACATGGGAGTTGTCCAGGTGAGTTAGATGATGTTATGAAGCAGTTGGAAGAAGCAACTGGCTCAGTGATCGTCGATCGGATTGGTCGAACCCTTATTTTATACAGGCCTAGTCTCTCCaaattgaaggtagaagaaaagaGGAAAGAAGTTCAGAAACTTTTTCTCAAAAAACAACGTAACCGAAGAGTAACAATAGACAGG AGTAAGACACAAGCACCCAGATCATCAAAGCGAGGTTCATCATGGAAAGCGAGAAGCAGGAGCTCATAA
- the LOC131629993 gene encoding protein DETOXIFICATION 46, chloroplastic-like, with the protein MALKIPSTLLPRSLHLPPRQNPNLSHFSTVSNRHLPLHFFTPSILPISAFHEARLRTARAIQGQELTGDDLEKEQEETVAKNTEKKLAEQGIWIQMQEIIKFTGPATGLWLCGPLMSLIDTAVIGQGSSIELAALGPATVVCDYMSYVFMFLSVATSNMVATALAKQDREEVQHHISVLLFIGLVCGFMMLLFTWLFGATTLTAFTGSKSAHVVPAANTYVQIRGLAWPALLVGWVAQSASLGMKDSWGPLKALAAASVINGIGDIVLCTFLGYGIAGAAWATMASQVVAAYMMMQSLNMKGYNAFTLSIPSGRELLTILGLAAPVFLTMTSKVAFYSLLIYFATSLGTHTMAAHQVMLQTFSMCTVWGEPLSQTAQSFMPELLYGANRNLSKARMLLRSLVVIGATLGLLLGVVGTSVPVLFPYIFTHDQMVIREMHKVLIPYFIALAVTPPTHSLEGTLLAGRDLRFISLSMSGCLCGGALVLLVLCSRYGLQGCWFSLALFQWARFSIALLRLLSPKGILYSEDIDHNRLQKHRTA; encoded by the exons ATGGCACTCAAAATCCCCTCAACACTTCTCCCTCGCTCTCTTCACCTTCCTCCCCGCCAAAACCCTAATCTCTCACATTTCTCAACCGTTTCTAACCGTCACCTTCCTCTTCATTTCTTCACACCTTCCATCCTCCCAATCTCCGCATTTCACGAAGCTCGCCTCCGAACAGCTCGCGCGATTCAAGGTCAAGAACTCACCGGCGATGATCTTGAAAAAGAACAAGAAGAAACCGTGGCTAAGAATACGGAAAAGAAATTAGCGGAACAAGGTATATGGATTCAGATGCAGGAAATTATCAAGTTTACAGGACCGGCAACTGGACTTTGGCTCTGTGGTCCGTTAATGAGTTTAATCGATACCGCGGTTATTGGTCAGGGAAGCTCCATTGAGCTTGCCGCTTTAG GTCCTGCTACAGTTGTTTGTGATTACATGAGCTATGTGTTCATGTTTCTATCAGTTGCTACTTCAAATATGGTTGCAACTGCTCTTGCTAAACAG GATAGAGAAGAAGTGCAGCATCACATATCTGTCTTGCTTTTTATTGGGTTGGTTTGTGGCTTCATGATGCTTTTGTTCACATGGCTATTTGGTGCTACCACACTCACTG CTTTCACTGGGTCAAAGAGTGCACATGTAGTACCTGCAGCCAACACTTATGTACAg ATTCGAGGCCTGGCATGGCCTGCTTTACTTGTTGGATGGGTTGCACAGAGTGCAAG TCTTGGTATGAAAGATTCCTGGGGACCCTTGAAAGCTTTGGCTGCTGCTAGTGTTATAAATGGCATTGGTGATATAGTTTTGTGCACCTTTTTAGGCTATGGAATTGCAGGGGCCGCATGGGCTACAATGGCATCACAA GTTGTTGCTGCATATATGATGATGCAATCTCTAAACATGAAGGGATACAATGCCTTTACCTTATCCATCCCTTCGGGGAGGGAACTTCTGACGATTCTTGGGCTTGCTGCTCCTGTGTTTTTGACAATGACGTCAAAG GTGGCTTTCTACTCCCTTCTAATATACTTTGCAACATCATTGGGGACACATACAATGGCTGCTCATCAA GTCATGCTCCAAACCTTTAGCATGTGCACAGTATGGGGCGAACCTCTCTCCCAAACTGCTCAATCGTTTATGCCCGAATTGTTATATGGAGCTAATAGGAATTTGTCAAAG GCCCGAATGCTTTTAAGGTCTCTCGTGGTAATTGGAGCTACACTTGGATTGTTATTAGGAGTTGTTGGAACGTCAGTACCTGTCTTATTTCCCTACATTTTTACGCATGATCAGATGGTCATTCGGGAG ATGCACAAGGTGCTGATTCCATACTTTATAGCACTGGCTGTGACACCCCCTACTCACAGTCTTGAGGGAACGTTGCTG GCTGGAAGGGATCTAAGATTCATAAGTCTGTCAATGAGTGGATGCTTATGTGGGGGTGCACTAGTATTATTG GTCTTGTGTAGCAGATATGGTTTGCAAGGCTGTTGGTTTTCCCTCGCATTATTTCAATGG GCTCGGTTTTCAATAGCCCTCCTGCGACTTCTTTCTCCCAAAGGCATTTTATACTCGGAAGATATAGACCATAACAGACTGCAAAAGCATAGAACTGCTTAG
- the LOC131629984 gene encoding ras-related protein RABA1f-like translates to MFLDHALLLIILYRAITSAYYRGVVGALLVYDVTRHVTFENVERWLKELRDHTDANIVVMLVGNKADLRHLRAVSTEDSTAFAKREHTFFMETSALESLNVESAFTEVLTQIYRVVSKKALEIGDDLAALPKGQTINVGSRDVFVIDIENILNDNVSEDDESSEEDRGASMDVGNKDEDNDDAKVNQEVEINIKDVPTDIRDNLEGMLETGPPTHNDVEVDVSENYEVDEVHNDVNNKGICNIDDFFPLLITVKPQPNM, encoded by the exons ATGTTTCTAGATCACGCATTACTATTGATCATACt GTATCGAGCAATTACAAGTGCTTATTATCGTGGAGTTGTTGGCGCTTTATTAGTCTATGATGTTACCCGCCACGTAACATTTGAAAATGTGGAGAGATGGCTAAAAGAGCTGAGAGATCACACTGATGCCAACATTGTCGTGATGCTTGTAGGCAACAAAGCAGACCTGCGTCATTTAAGAGCAGTTTCGACAGAAGATTCTACAGCTTTTGCTAAACGGGAGCATACATTTTTTATGGAGACATCTGCCCTTGAGTCCTTGAACGTTGAAAGTGCCTTCACAGAAGTGTTGACCCAGATATACCGCGTTGTAAGCAAAAAGGCCCTTGAGATTGGTGATGATCTGGCTGCTTTACCTAAAGGACAGACGATTAATGTTGGTTCCCGCGATGTgtttgt TATTGATATTGAAAACATCCTGAACGATAATGTGTCTGAAGATGATGAATCTAGTGAAGAGGATCGTGGGGCCAGTATGGATGTTGGCAATAAGGAT GAAGACAATGATGATGCAAAGGTTAACCAAGAAGTTGAGATTAATATTAAAGATGTCCCTACAGATATAAGAGACAATCTAGAAGGCATGTTGGAGACTGGGCCTCCAACCCATAATGACGTTGAGGTAGATGTCTCAGAAAATTATGAAGTTGATGAAGTCCATAATGATGTCAATAACAAGGGTATTTGCAATATTGATGATTTTTTCCCACTGTTAATAACAGTGAAACCACAACCAAATATGTAA